The following is a genomic window from Caproiciproducens sp. CPB-2.
AACCATGTGCATCATGTCAATTATCTGCGCAACAGACCGGAACTTGCATTAAGCAGATGGTACCTGGATAAGCAGGGAATGCCACGGCGGAACCTGATTGCCGTGTGCAAGAATTGTCACGAAACAGTATGTCACCCGGAACGGCTGCGGCATGCGAAGCTCGAGCCGTGGCCGGAGAGTTGGGAGTGAGAACGATGAGCAAAGAAGTTGCTTGCTCACACTGTGGAGCATGTAATACGGTTGCAGAATTCAACGACAGGGATATGCAGGAGTATGGCAAGACCGTGTTTTGCTGTTGCCAGTGTGATAAGCTATTTACTTTACGCGACGATGGCGACGGTGAATTTATCTTGTCCAGACAATACCCCCGGTCAAAATAAAACGCATTTTAATTTCAAAGGGCGTTACTCGGGTGGGTTCAAGACATTTTATATTTCCATCGCGCACATATGGGAGGTGATGGGTGTGCCAAAAAAGACGAAACAGAAAATTTTGCGGGACGAAATTCAGCAGGATCTCATCGATCAGCTTGAGCGCAATGGGACGGTCGGCACCTATTACACCGACATGATTACCGATTACATGAAGCTGTGGGACACCAAAAACCGCCTGATAGCCGATATTGAAGCGCGTGGCGTCACCGTGGAGAGCGTCACTCAGGCCGGGACCAATATCAAGCGCAATGATTCCGTCGGGGATCTCCTGAAAACCAATGCGCAGATGCTGAAACTGCTGGACAGCCTCGGGATCCGCCCCGCGCAGACGGACGGTGGCGGGGATGCTGAAATGTAAGTACATCGACGATTACATGTCGGCGGTCCGCAGCGGGAAAGTCAAATCCTCAAAAGAAATCCACCAGGCGATGGATTATATTGAGCGAAAGCTTTACCCGCCGGCCGATGTGTTTATCGACACCGCGAAGATTGACAAAGCCGTTGAACTGATTGAGCGATATTTTGAAATGAAGCTCCTGCCGTGGGAACTTTTTGTGTTGGCTCTTGTGCATTGCTACTATCGTCAAACCGATACCGTCGTGTTCAATGAGTTCTTCATCATGATGGGGCGCGGGAATGGCAAGAACGGGTTTATCTCTGGTTTAGCGTGGTATCTCACGACGAAGTATCACGGAGTAAACGGGTACAACGTCGATATCATCGCAAACAGCGAAGATCAGGCGAAAACATCGTTTGAAGATATTTACTCCATGCTGGAAAGCACCTGGGCAAAATCCAAACGATTTTTTTATAAGTCCAAAGTCGAGATTACAAATTTACAGACAAAATCCTATATCAAGTACAACACGTCGAACGCCCGCACCAAAGACGGAAAGCGCTCGGCGTGTTTGATTTTTGATGAAGAGCATGAGTACGAAAATTCCAAAAACATCGGCGTGTTTCAGTCTGGGTTCGGCAAGCGGAAACACAGCCGGATATTCAAAATTACCACAAACGGATATGTTCGCGACGGCGTACTTGATGATGATCTCCGCTTGGCACATGATGTTTTGAGCGGCGACATTACCGAGCTTGGCCTCTGCCCGCTGATCTATAAGATGGATTCCGACGAAGAAGTCAACCATCCTGAACTGTGGGAAAAGGCAAATCCGTCTCTCCCGTGCTTCCCTGAATTGAAAAAAGAAATGGATTCCGAGTACGTCAAGATGAAGTACGACCGGCAGACATTTCTTGATTTTTACACAAAGCGTATGAACCTACCCCGCAGCGGAGAAGAAACGCCGATCACGGCGGAGGAAAACATAGCCGCGACGAATCAGCCGATTTCAGACCTGACCGGACACCCCTGCACGGCCGGGATTGACTATGCGGCAATCAACGACTTTGCCAGCGCAAACCTCCATTTCAAGGAAGGGGAAAAAAGATATGACATCAATCACTCATGGCTCTGCTTACAGTCCGCCGACCTGAACCGGCTGAAAATTCCGTGGAAAGATTGGGCGGCGCGCGGGTGGCTGACGCTGGTCGACGAAAAGGAAATCAATCCGGATATCCTCGCCGAATGGATTTCAAAGCAGGCGCAGAAGTACAACATCAAAAAGCTTGCCCTGGATAACAACAAATACGCTGTTGTGGCGCGGGCGCTCCGTGACGTCGGGTTTGACACAAAGACATATAAGAATCTGGTCTGCGTCCGGCCGAACGACATCATGCGGACGGTACCGGTGATCGACAGCGTGTTTATCAATCAGAATTTTGCATGGGGAGATTATCCCCCCCTTCGCTGGGCGGCTCGGAATACGAAGCGGGAAGAGCGGGGGCGAACGGAAGGAACCAGCACAGGGAATTTTTACTATGCAAAAATCGAAGCGAAATCCAGAAAGACAGACCCGTGGATGTCGGTAGTCCACTCAATGACGATTGAAAGTGAACTGGATGAAGTCACAAGCTCCTATGACGATATGCCGGTAATTACCCTGTAATGGAGGTGAGAAATTGGGATTAATATCTTGGCTGTATGAAAAGCTCGGCGGGCAGGCGGTACCAGTCAGCGGTGAGGGCCTTGCCGAGGACATCGACGAATATTATCAAGCCTATGCGGATGTGTATTACCGGGAGCTTGCTTTCTGGTCAACTGTAAATACCATCGCAAACGCCGTCAGCAAGTGCGAATTCAAGACTTACTCCGGGGGCGTTGAAAAGAAAGGCGCAGAGTATTATCTCTGGAATGTGGAACCAAATAAAAATCAGAATTCAAGCGGATTCATCCATAAATGGATTGCACAACTCTACCGCCATAATGAATGCTTGATTATTGAGCAGAACGGGCAGCTGCTTGTAGCGGACAGTTTTATTAGAACGCCTTACGCTCTGTACGACGATATTTTTACCAACGTAACGGTTGGTGATTTTTCTTTTTCACGGTCTTTTAGCCAGTCGGAGGTCCTCTATTGGCAGCTCTCCGAAAAAGATATGCGGAAGGTCACGGCGGCGCTGTACCAAAGCTATTCAAAGCTGCTTGCCTATAGCATGAAAGCCTATCAGAAGTCGCGTGGAACGAAGGGAATTTTCAATTATGAGACATTGCCGGTCGCGGGGTCGGAGCAAAGAAAAGCCTTTGACGACTTGCTGGAAAACAAGTTCAAAACGTTCATGAGTACCGGCGATGCTATTCTCCCTCTCGGCTCTGGACAGTCCTATGCTGACATCGGCAGCAAGACCTATTCTTCCGAAAGCACCCGCGATATCCGGGCGATGGTAGATGATATTTCCGACTTCACGGCAAAAGCATTCGGCGTTCCTCCTGCACTGCTTCATGGCGACGTGCAGGGCGTGAATGAGGTTACGGACCAGCTATTGACGTTTTGTGTGGATCCATTATGTTGCATGCTCGAGGAGGAGATCAACCGGAAGCGTTACGGCCAATCGGAATTTTTGAAACGCAATTACATGCAGATTGACACAAAGTCCATTAAGCACATTGACTTGTTAAGCGTGTCTACGTCCATTGACAAGCTGATTTCTTCCGGCGCGTATAGCATTAACGACATTCGCCGTCTGTGTAATGACGAGCCGATCGATGCCGATTGGGCGAACCGTCACATGATTACAAAAAATTATACCGTTGCCGATCTGATGGCGACTATGGAGGGAAACGATGATGGAACAGCTAAGAAAGAATGATTCCGCGAGAGGGGGTGATTAGTTGAAAAAGTATTATTCGATGGAAACCAGCGGGCGCACGGCTGACGTGTACATTTTCGGCGACATTGTAGACGCCGCAAGCACCGGGGTTGATGCAGCACTTGGGTTTGATTTTGGAGATGTTTCTGGGCTATCCATTGTCAATGAGATTAAGAATCTCGACGTCGATACAATTAATGTCCACATCAACAGCATGGGCGGTTACACCAACGAGGGTATAGCAATCTTTAATACCCTCAAAAACAGCAAGGCAAAGGTCAACACAATCGTGGATGGATTCGCCTGCTCCGCCGCGTCCATTATATTTATGGCGGGGGGTAACCGGATCATGAACAGCGCATCAATTCTTATGATCCATAATGCGTGGAGTATAACGGAAGGAAATGCGGCGCAGATGCGGCAGCAGGCGGATGTGCTGGAAAAAATCTCGCAGGCGGCCGGGAATGCCTACGCTGAAAAAGTTACAATCAGCCGGGAAGAGCTGGACACTATGCTTGACGGTGAAAACCATGAGGGCACATGGATCTTGCCGGAGGACGCATTGAAGATGGGTTTTGCGACAGAGATTTCCAGCGCCACCGAAAGCAGCGCCGCAAGCCAAAGCGCCATGCGGATGATGTTCCAAAAATTTACGGCAAAGCCGAAAGTTGCTACACAATCTCCGATTGACGTTGAAAAATTGGCGTCCTCCGTCGTGGAAAAGCTCATGGAAAAGATTCCGGAACCCCCGAAAGAAAACAATCCCATGAAATTTTTGAGCGCCCTTACGGGCGGAAAGGACTGATAACATGAAAAATCTTGATACCCTCAACGAAAAGAAGGCCGAAATCCTCCAGCGTATGAGCGAGGCGGTAAAGTCCAACGACACCGAGGCGTTTGCGCAGGCGTGGTCTGACCTTGCCAACAACATTCAGGACGCGGTGATGAAGGATGCGCAGGAACTGATCCAGCAGAACGACACAGTCGTCCTCGCGCAGCGCGGCGTCCGGCAGCTCACCAGCGAGGAAACCAAATACTGGCAGGGCGCTATTGACGCGATTCGTAGCGACATGACCGGAGGCCACGCAAAATCTGCTGTTACCCTGATCGATGAAACGCTCCCGAAAACCACGATCAATGCGGTTTTTGATGACCTAACCGCAAATCACCCGCTCCTTGATGCGATCAATTTCCAGAACACCAGCGCCCTGACGGAAATTCTGATTTCCACGACCTCCGGCGTGGCCGGGTGGAGCGAGCTGACCGCGACGATCACGGATGAACTGTCCGGCGCGTTTGCGGTGATCAATCTCGACAAGAAAAAACTGTCGGCATTCATCCCCGTCGCAAACGCGATGCTTGACCTTGGCCCGACATGGCTTGACCAGTATGTCCGTACCCTGCTTTCCGAAGCGCTCGCGGTTGAATTGGAAGCTGGTGCTGTGGACGGAGACGGCAGCGGAAAGCCTCTCGGAATGACCCGCGCACTGACCGGAGACACCGGCGGAGTGTTCCCCCGCAAGACTGCAACCGCGATTACTGCTCTTGACCCGACGACCTACGGAACCATCCTCAACACGCTTTCGCAGGGGCCGAACAACAAGCGCCGCGCAATTGCCTCTGTCCTGCTGATTGTGAATCCTGCGGACTATTTCACGAAGGTGTTCCCCGCTACTACTCCCCGCACCACGGACGGCGGCTTCAATTCCGGCGTGTTCCCGTTTCCGACCACGGTCATTCAGTCGGCGGCGGTACCGGAAGGCCATGCGGTGATGGGACTTGGGCCGAAATATTTTATGGGCCTCGGGACTGGTAAGGCCGGGAAACTGGAATATTCCGACGAATACAAATTCCTCGAGGATCAGCGCGTTTACCGTATTAAGCTGTACGGAAACGGCAGGGCGCTGGACGAGAATGCTTTTGTTTATCTCGACATCTCCGGGCTTGTGCCTTACGTCCAGCAGGTTAAGGTGACGAACGCAGCGGATTTTCCGACGGGCGCTTAACCGAAAACAGCCCTGACCTCGCTGCCATGACACGGGCGGAACTGCTTGAAACGGCGGCGGGAATGGGGCTTACCGGTCTAAGCGCCGCCAGAAAAGCGGACATAAAAACAGCGATTGAGGCGGTGATGTGATGGCCCTCCCCGATGGGCTGCTCGACGCGGTCAAAAACAATCTGGATATAACGTGGGATGACCCGGGCGGCGACACAAAGCTGTCCGGGATTATTGCGCGCGGAATTAAGTACCTCGACACCTCGGCGGGCATGGTACTGGATTATACCGCCGAGGATAAGCCCCGCGAATTGCTGATGGAGTATTGCCGATATGCCCGCAGCAACGCTCTTGACGAATTTCAGACAAATTATCTGCACGAGCTGTTGACGCTCCAAATTCAAGCGGAGGTGGGCGCGTATGATACGGAAGAAAGCACAGACCCATAACGACGGAATTGTGAAAATCTATACCGTGACGAACTCCGCCCCGCCCGGCGGGATGCCTGTGGAGGCGCTGGTACTGAAAGAAACGCTCCGCTACAAGGAACGAACTGTCGGTAATCAACGTTACTATCAGGCGATGCAGGCTGGGGCGAAGGTTGATATGGTGCTCCGCTGCCTGCTCCGCCGTGATGTATCCGGGCAGGATATTGCAATCCCGAACGATGGGAAGCAGTACCGAATTACGCTTGTGCAGTACCCGGAGGATGCGGAACCGCCTGTGATGGACTTGACACTGGAAAGGGTGACACAGGATTATGAGCTCTCTTGATGCTTTAAAAACCGCCTTGCTTTCTGTCACCGATAATGTCGGCCATTACACGTCCCATAAAAAAACAGATCGATATATCGTATGGGCCGAGGATGGCGGCTACGAAAATTGGTCATAAGGTACTAATTGGCTGCAGAGTAACTGTTCCGCAAACCGGTCTGGGTAGTGGTCAGGTGCAAATTCAAGGATTTCCTTGGTCATCCGCAGAAAATGTCGGTGTGTTGATTCCAATAACAAATATAGAAACTACAACATGGGCGTTTGGGAGATTAATGATTGATGAGAGCGGACTGTTCCTGTGTAAAGTGCAACCAGGATATGCTGCTTTTGATGCTGCAGCTGTTGCAAATGTAAATCCGGAAATAGGATTCCATTTTTCTTATCACTCATGGATTTGATGGTTAGGAGGTCAAACATGTATTATGATTCATTAACAGAAAAAGGTGTATCTATTCTAAAAATCATTGATGATGTTAATAATAGAAAATGGTACAGCAATAGCGCAGAAGGTAGAGTTGAACTACAAGCCGATGTGGATGAAGAAACCTATAATGCTATCATTGCCGTATGGGGAGATACACCGACAGTTGTTGAACCAGTTCCGCCGCCTGAACAGCCGACAGACACCGACATTCTCGGTCAGACGGTTGCCGATCTGACACTGCAAAACATGCAGCTCAATTCCGCAGTGGACACGCTGGGCGCCGCGCTCGCACAGACTCAGATTGACATAATGGCCCTGAAAGGAGGCGCATCCTGATGGCATTTTGGGCGTTGGCGTATACCCGTAAATGGGTAACGATCGATCAGCTCCGGCAGGCCGTGTTGACGGACAGCAATCCGTACGGCCAGATCACACCGGAGCAGTTTCAGACAATTACAGGGGAGGAATTCGCATGATAAAAGGTATCGATATCGCCCGTTATCAGGGAAATCCTGATTTTCGGCGCGTTAAGGCTGCCGGCATCCAGTATGCGATGCTTAAAGCAACCGAGGGAGTCAACTACATAGACCCTTGTTTCAAGGCCAATGCCGCGGCCGCGATTTCCGCAGGGTTGCCGATCGGCGTATACCATTTTCTTCGCGCGGGCAGCGTAGCTGATCAAGTGCGGGATTGTCTGGCGGCGATTAAGCCATATCGGATTACATGGCCGGTCGCCGTGGACGTGGAGGATGCCCCAGGAACCACGGAATTGTCCAAACTCGGACGGGACAAGCTGACTGACATGGCAATCGACTTCTGCCTGAAGATCAAGGCTGCCGGGTACCCGCCGATGATCTACAGCAATTACAATTGGCTGTACGTTGCAAAATATCTTGACGTCGCCCGCATCAAGGCCGCAGGAATCCCAATCTGGATGGCGTGGTACAGCAAGGCAACGCCGGACAATACCGACCGGTCCGCGCTGTGCGACATGTGGCAGTATGCGAGTGACGGCAAGGCGGACGGCATCACCAGTGACGGCCTTGACATGAATGTGTCCTATCGGGATTTCGGAGTCGTGCCATACACCTGCGATACGTCCGGCGCGGTTGAGATAGCGAAAGGCAGTTGCTATACCGCCAAAACGACCGGTGAAATTGAGCTTGTGGCCGGAACTCCGGGGCGTGTACAGATCATCCGGTGCATCCAACAGGGCTATATCCTGTGGCATATCGTGCCAATCGGCGAGCCCGGGCAGGATGTAGGAATATATCCGCAGGGGCGTTCGGAGAAAATATTTACAGCAAAAATCAAATAAATAATATTTTGGAGGGTAAAATCTATGGACAAAATAAAAGTAGCCATTATTGCGGTATTCACTGCATTGTCGGCATGGCTGGGGATTCTGGCCGTGCCGGTGCTCATGCTGGTGCTGCTCAATATAATCGATTACGGTACCGGCCTTGCCGCGGCGAAGTATCGGGACCAGAAGATCAGCAGCTATAAAGGCTTTCGCGGAATTGTAAAAAAAGTCTGCATGTGGTTGCTGGTCGGCATCGGCGCTATTATTGATATGCTGATTACATACGGCGCGGAGCAGGCGGGGATCGTGCTGCACATCGGCTATGCGGTCGCGTCCCTGGTCGCCGTGTGGCTGATCTGTAACGAGATCATCAGCATATTGGAAAACATGGCGGACATTGGCGTCAGCTACCCGGCATTCCTGAAACGGATTGTGGACAAGGTACGCGATCAGGTTGAGAGCAAAGCGGCACAGGCGATGCCCGAGGACGAAAAAAGCGAATAGACACAATTTATCCCG
Proteins encoded in this region:
- a CDS encoding P27 family phage terminase small subunit, with product MPKKTKQKILRDEIQQDLIDQLERNGTVGTYYTDMITDYMKLWDTKNRLIADIEARGVTVESVTQAGTNIKRNDSVGDLLKTNAQMLKLLDSLGIRPAQTDGGGDAEM
- a CDS encoding terminase large subunit domain-containing protein, translated to MLKCKYIDDYMSAVRSGKVKSSKEIHQAMDYIERKLYPPADVFIDTAKIDKAVELIERYFEMKLLPWELFVLALVHCYYRQTDTVVFNEFFIMMGRGNGKNGFISGLAWYLTTKYHGVNGYNVDIIANSEDQAKTSFEDIYSMLESTWAKSKRFFYKSKVEITNLQTKSYIKYNTSNARTKDGKRSACLIFDEEHEYENSKNIGVFQSGFGKRKHSRIFKITTNGYVRDGVLDDDLRLAHDVLSGDITELGLCPLIYKMDSDEEVNHPELWEKANPSLPCFPELKKEMDSEYVKMKYDRQTFLDFYTKRMNLPRSGEETPITAEENIAATNQPISDLTGHPCTAGIDYAAINDFASANLHFKEGEKRYDINHSWLCLQSADLNRLKIPWKDWAARGWLTLVDEKEINPDILAEWISKQAQKYNIKKLALDNNKYAVVARALRDVGFDTKTYKNLVCVRPNDIMRTVPVIDSVFINQNFAWGDYPPLRWAARNTKREERGRTEGTSTGNFYYAKIEAKSRKTDPWMSVVHSMTIESELDEVTSSYDDMPVITL
- a CDS encoding phage portal protein, which produces MGLISWLYEKLGGQAVPVSGEGLAEDIDEYYQAYADVYYRELAFWSTVNTIANAVSKCEFKTYSGGVEKKGAEYYLWNVEPNKNQNSSGFIHKWIAQLYRHNECLIIEQNGQLLVADSFIRTPYALYDDIFTNVTVGDFSFSRSFSQSEVLYWQLSEKDMRKVTAALYQSYSKLLAYSMKAYQKSRGTKGIFNYETLPVAGSEQRKAFDDLLENKFKTFMSTGDAILPLGSGQSYADIGSKTYSSESTRDIRAMVDDISDFTAKAFGVPPALLHGDVQGVNEVTDQLLTFCVDPLCCMLEEEINRKRYGQSEFLKRNYMQIDTKSIKHIDLLSVSTSIDKLISSGAYSINDIRRLCNDEPIDADWANRHMITKNYTVADLMATMEGNDDGTAKKE
- a CDS encoding head maturation protease, ClpP-related, which translates into the protein MKKYYSMETSGRTADVYIFGDIVDAASTGVDAALGFDFGDVSGLSIVNEIKNLDVDTINVHINSMGGYTNEGIAIFNTLKNSKAKVNTIVDGFACSAASIIFMAGGNRIMNSASILMIHNAWSITEGNAAQMRQQADVLEKISQAAGNAYAEKVTISREELDTMLDGENHEGTWILPEDALKMGFATEISSATESSAASQSAMRMMFQKFTAKPKVATQSPIDVEKLASSVVEKLMEKIPEPPKENNPMKFLSALTGGKD
- a CDS encoding phage major capsid protein, with the protein product MKNLDTLNEKKAEILQRMSEAVKSNDTEAFAQAWSDLANNIQDAVMKDAQELIQQNDTVVLAQRGVRQLTSEETKYWQGAIDAIRSDMTGGHAKSAVTLIDETLPKTTINAVFDDLTANHPLLDAINFQNTSALTEILISTTSGVAGWSELTATITDELSGAFAVINLDKKKLSAFIPVANAMLDLGPTWLDQYVRTLLSEALAVELEAGAVDGDGSGKPLGMTRALTGDTGGVFPRKTATAITALDPTTYGTILNTLSQGPNNKRRAIASVLLIVNPADYFTKVFPATTPRTTDGGFNSGVFPFPTTVIQSAAVPEGHAVMGLGPKYFMGLGTGKAGKLEYSDEYKFLEDQRVYRIKLYGNGRALDENAFVYLDISGLVPYVQQVKVTNAADFPTGA
- a CDS encoding phage head closure protein; this encodes MIRKKAQTHNDGIVKIYTVTNSAPPGGMPVEALVLKETLRYKERTVGNQRYYQAMQAGAKVDMVLRCLLRRDVSGQDIAIPNDGKQYRITLVQYPEDAEPPVMDLTLERVTQDYELS
- a CDS encoding XkdX family protein produces the protein MAFWALAYTRKWVTIDQLRQAVLTDSNPYGQITPEQFQTITGEEFA
- a CDS encoding GH25 family lysozyme, producing the protein MIKGIDIARYQGNPDFRRVKAAGIQYAMLKATEGVNYIDPCFKANAAAAISAGLPIGVYHFLRAGSVADQVRDCLAAIKPYRITWPVAVDVEDAPGTTELSKLGRDKLTDMAIDFCLKIKAAGYPPMIYSNYNWLYVAKYLDVARIKAAGIPIWMAWYSKATPDNTDRSALCDMWQYASDGKADGITSDGLDMNVSYRDFGVVPYTCDTSGAVEIAKGSCYTAKTTGEIELVAGTPGRVQIIRCIQQGYILWHIVPIGEPGQDVGIYPQGRSEKIFTAKIK
- a CDS encoding phage holin family protein, which produces MDKIKVAIIAVFTALSAWLGILAVPVLMLVLLNIIDYGTGLAAAKYRDQKISSYKGFRGIVKKVCMWLLVGIGAIIDMLITYGAEQAGIVLHIGYAVASLVAVWLICNEIISILENMADIGVSYPAFLKRIVDKVRDQVESKAAQAMPEDEKSE